The Impatiens glandulifera chromosome 3, dImpGla2.1, whole genome shotgun sequence genome contains a region encoding:
- the LOC124928642 gene encoding ferric reduction oxidase 8, mitochondrial-like: MANRSSSSLLILILKILMILIFAGWVSLWILKPTDLWSKKWKQAEHSSAKSVFSYNGLNFMVFSFPIIALAMIGFIYLELIITSRESRSFSALSNPIIITKLTGILSVAEVISVCLFLMFLAWTFYSRFSIDLHKNMPVKSLKLIRWQFLFFRAVIRCGLLAEVCLVLLFLPVLRSLAVFRIVGVQFEVSVRYHVWLGTAMILFSVVHGGGTLFIWAINHILQDQMWRWQRTGRIYLAGEIALVAGLVMWVTSLPWFRRKKFEVFYYTHHLYVVFMVFYLFHVGDRRFYGVLPGFLLYAIDKLLRIVQSRPETCLLSARIFPCKAIELILPKDPSLKYTPTSIVFINIPSISRFQWHCFSISSSSMVDEKTMSVIVKVGGHWTNTLYARIKAGLGSKTGSMGCVPVAIEGPYGPASLNLLRYESLLIVAGGSGITPFLGVLQEIIHSQNRGIKRTTLPAQTQLIYVTKNIQDVSLLQPVLILLARESSNHSRRLRVRVFVTQEHRVGLTARDLMNELSTTECVNFDVKHSGKFPIHGVESSVWMAVIVGCCSVVFLVLICLFNAAFMKGNDKSKIPSTITDVFLLCSFVAAVACGTTMAFLLRLRRMKKEHFRKFDKPIEEGKRLASSDEITGDALGEQCEISVGRPCFKDIFSEFAKDTRRSEIGVLVCGPEAMKESVASSLRKLDPSDSSQTKKPRFSFHSLTFTL, from the exons ATGGCAAACAGAAGCAGTTCTTCTCTCCTAATTCTAATCCTTAAAATTCTTATGATCTTAATCTTTGCTGGATGGGTTTCTCTTTGGATTCTTAAACCAACCGATCTCTGGTCGAAGAAATGGAAACAAGCCGAACATTCTTCTGCAAAATCTGTGTTTTCCTATAATG GACTTAATTTTATGGTTTTCTCATTCCCCATTATTGCTCTGGCCATGATTGGTTTCATCTACTTGGAGCTGATCATAACTTCAAGGGAATCTAGATCATTTTCAGCACTTTCAAACCCAATCATTATTACAAAGCTAACTGGCATCCTATCAGTGGCAGAAGTTATCTCAGTTTGCCTATTTCTTATGTTTCTTGCTTGGACATTCTACTCACGATTCTCTATCGATTTACACAAGAACATGCCCGTTAAATCGCTCAAGCTTATTAGGTGGCAGTTCTTGTTCTTCAGGGCTGTAATCAGATGTGGTTTGTTGGCTGAAGTATGTCTTGTTTTACTCTTCCTGCCGGTCTTGAGATCTCTGGCTGTCTTTCGTATTGTTGGTGTTCAGTTTGAGGTTTCGGTTAGATATCATGTCTGGTTAGGAACTGCAATGATTTTGTTCTCTGTTGTGCACGGTGGTGGCACCTTGTTCATCTGGGCTATCAACCACATTCTTCAAGATCAG ATGTGGAGATGGCAAAGAACAGGACGTATATACCTTGCCGGCGAGATTGCACTTGTGGCAGGGCTAGTCATGTGGGTCACATCCCTTCCGTGGTTTAGGAGGAAGAAGTTTGAGGTTTTTTACTACACGCACCATTTGTATGTcgtgtttatggtgttttactTGTTTCACGTGGGCGACAGAAGGTTCTATGGGGTTCTCCCAGGCTTCTTACTCTACGCCATCGATAAGCTTCTTCGAATAGTCCAATCAAGGCCAGAGACTTGCCTTCTCTCAGCCAGGATATTCCCTTGCAAAGCCATAGAGCTCATCCTTCCCAAAGAtccaa GTTTGAAGTACACACCAACAAGCATTGTGTTCATAAATATCCCGAGCATATCAAGATTTCAATGGCATTGTTTTAGCATCTCGTCCAGCTCTATGGTTGACGAGAAAACTATGTCGGTTATAGTTAAAGTTGGAGGTCATTGGACTAACACTCTTTATGCAAGAATAAAAGCCGGATTGGGCTCCAAGACCGGATCCATGGGTTGTGTTCCGGTAGCCATTGAAGGTCCTTATGGACCTGCCTCACTCAACTTACTAAG ATATGAGAGTCTACTTATAGTTGCTGGCGGGAGTGGGATAACACCTTTTCTCGGTGTTTTGCAAGAAATAATACATTCTCAAAACAGAGGAATTAAAAGAACTACACTTCCTGCACAAACGCAACTAATTTACGTGACCAAAAACATTCAAGATGTAAGCTTGTTGCAGCCGGTTTTGATCCTACTAGCAAGGGAATCGTCTAACCATTCGCGGAGGCTAAGAGTGCGTGTCTTTGTTACTCAAGAGCATCGGGTTGGTTTAACTGCACGAGATCTGATGAACGAGCTCTCTACGACTGAATGCGTTAATTTCGACGTGAAACACTCAGGGAAATTTCCTATACATGGGGTTGAGAGTTCGGTTTGGATGGCTGTGATAGTTGGATGTTGTTCGGTCGTTTTTTTAGTTCTCATTTGTCTCTTCAATGCTGCTTTCATGAAAGGAAATGATAAGTCGAAGATCCCATCCACTATAACCGATGTGTTCCTCTTATGTTCATTCGTGGCAGCCGTCGCTTGTGGAACCACAATGGCGTTTTTGTTGAGATTGAGAAGGATGAAGAAGGAGCATTTTCGAAAATTCGATAAACCTATTGAAGAAGGAAAGCGACTAGCGAGCTCGGATGAAATTACGGGTGATGCCCTCGGGGAACAATGCGAAATCTCTGTGGGAAGACCATGTTTCAAAG ATATATTTTCCGAGTTTGCAAAGGATACGAGAAGATCGGAAATAGGAGTTTTAGTTTGCGGGCCAGAAGCGATGAAGGAATCAGTTGCTTCATCGTTGCGCAAACTAGATCCATCGGACTCATCTCAAACTAAGAAGCCGCGTTTTAGTTTTCATTCCTTGACATTTACCCTTTAA